The DNA window CAGCGGCTGATCGACGCACACGCGCAGGCGAAGTGGGACATGGCCTACGCCTTCGTCGACGACGGCATCCCGTCGCCCGAGCAGATGCAGGCGGTTCATCGCACCGACCGGAAGGTCGGCGAATGGATGGTCCGCCACGGCTACGACTACCGCCGGGCCGAGGAGGAGCGGCCATGACCTCCTACAACGGTCCCCGCAACTCCGGGCGCCGGCGGGCTCGTCGACGTCCTGGTGCTCGTCGACGTCGACGCCTCGACTCCCGCTTCTACGACCCGACCGGTGCCAGCCACGGCGGCACCCCCACCTATCCGTGGCGAATGGCACCTGACGGGCTCGCGACGAGGCGGCAGCTGCTCGCGCTCGAGCTCCGTCCGGGCGGCCAGCCGATCGCGGCGCAGATCCTGTGGATACGGCGCGGCAAACCCGCCGTCGCCTACCTCTACCGAATCGAGCACGCGAAGCCGAAGCGCATCCCGTCGCTGGCGCAGCTGCACGCGATCGAGAAGGCACTGGCCGCACGGCGGGTCTGTCCCGACTGCGGGGTCGACGCCGGCTACACGATCCCGACGTCGCTGGGCTGCTGCGTCGACTGCCACCAGGCCCACCAGGCCGTCACGGGCAGGAGGGCAGCGGCATGAACACCGGCGACAACAGCGCGGCCACCGACGGCGGTCGAGAACTGTCCTACGCGCAGCGGGTCAAGGCCCGGCTGATCCAGCGCGGCTACCGCCGCGACATCCACGGCAGTAACGCCTACACCCTCGGCGCCGTGCACTTCATCCTCACCTCCGCCAAGGCCGCACCCACGCCCGAGCTCATGGCGGCCGAGGTCGACAAGGCCCTGGAGGTCCTTGCCGCTCTGGAGGAGTTCGCCAACGACACAGACCCCACCCACACCACGACGAAGAGAGGAGATGGCAGGCCATGAGCGTGCGTTCGTACCAGGTGTGGGGCGCGGCGTGTGACTCCTGCGACGCCGAGTTCGAAACCAGCCACAACGAACTGCCCTGCGACCGCGAAGACCTCGCCGACTTCGGCTGGGCCGTCGACGGCGACAACGCCCTCTGCCCGGCCTGCGCCGCCAGGGAGGGGACTCGACCCGAAGACCGGAAAATCACCCAGCTCGCCGACAGGCGGAACAGCGCTGGACGGCGCGGGTGACCGACTCGACGACGACCATCACCCCCGGTACCACTCCGGTGCCGGGGGCGGTGGCCGCTGCCGAGAACACCACCAAGAACCCGGCCATGCCGCGGCTGGCCGACTATGACCAGTGGCTCGCGGGGCAGGCCGAGCTCGTCGACGACCAGGACCGCTTCGCCAGGCATTCGGCGATGCGCCGGGCCACCCGAGATGACTACGGCCGGTGGCTGTCTCACATCCACTCCGCCGCAGGCTGCACCAACCCGATCCGGCTGGCCGGGAAGTTCCGAACCGCGACCGTCAACACCACCACCGGCGAGGTCGTCTCGGACGGGCCGGAGCGTTCGACGGCTGACATCCCGGACGGGGTGATCTACAAGGCCTGCGGGAACCGCAGAGCTTCGGTGTGCCCGTCATGTTCGGAGATCTACCGGGCCGACGCCTACCAGCTCGTCCTCGCCGGGATGCGCGGCGGCAAAGGCGTTCCCGAGACTGTGTCCGGGCATCCGGCCGTGTTCGCCACCGTCACCGCCCCCGGCTTCGGGATCGTCCACACCACCCGCACCAACAAGAAGGGACAGCCCGCACCCTGCCGGGCCCGCAGAACCCCCGACATCTGCCCGCACGGGATCGACATGCGCTGCATGATCAGGCACTCCGAGGGTGACGAGCGGCTCGGCCGGCCACTGTGCCCGGACTGCTACGACTACGACCACCACGCCGTCTGGAACGGCCTGGTCGGCGAACTGTGGCGACGCACCACCATGAAAGCCAACCGCGAACTCGGCAAGTGGGCCCGCCGCCACGGCCTGACCGAACGGGTCGTGAACCCGCACACGGGCAAGGTCACCTCGAAGGTGCCGGTGCGGATCTCTTTCGGGAAGGTCGCGGAGTTCCAGCGCCGCGGCCTGGTCCACTTCCACATCCTCGCCCGCTTCGACGGCATCCACCCCCTCGACCCAGACCAGGTGGTAGCACCACCGGAGTGGGCGACGGTGTTCCTCCTGAAGTGGATGCTCGAACACGCTGTTGCCGACACGACCTGGCGCACCCCGCCCCTGGTCGTCCACGGCCGCCGCGGACGCCTGCTCGTCGACAAGCCCCAGGGATGGCCCCTTGCGTGGGGTGAACAGGTCGACGTCCGCCCTGTCCGCCTGCGCGGGGAGGACCAGCTGACCGGCGAACGGGTCGTCGATGAGCTCGACAACGCCGCTGAGCAGACCGACAAGCACGGGCGCCGGCGGCTGCTGTCCGGCCCGGCCGTCGCGGGCTACCTGGCCAAGTACGCCACCAAAGCCACCGAAGCGACCGGACACACCTCCCGCAAAATCACCGACGAGACGGTCGACTTCTACGCCAACGACACCCACCCCGGACGCATCATCGAAGCCTGCTGGCGCCTCAGCCAGAAAGGCCGACAACCCGCGGACGAGTGGCGCAACAGCTGGTACTACACCCTGCGCAGGTGGGCGCACATGCTCGGCTACGGAGGCCACTTCTTCTCCAAATCCCGCCGCTACTCCACCACCTTCAAACGCCTCCGCCAAGCCCGCATCGACTACCGCCGAGCCCACCACGAGACAGCCGACCACCTCGAGGAGAACGAGGTCCTGGAGGTCATCGGCGAACTTGTCTACGCCGGCTCGGGCTGGCACACCACCGGCGACGCCATGCTCGCCAACACCGCCGCCGCCATGGCCCGCGAACGACGCCAGACCGGACGACTGGAGATCGCAACATCAGGTTGACGCCACATCGGACTGCATTGCAGGGAAGGGAAGCAATCATGAGTCACGAGCGACTGTGGACACCGAGCCAGGTGTCGGAGTACCTGGGTGTGCCGGTCGACACGCTGTACCGGTGGCGCTACCTCGGCACCGGCCCGAAGGCCGCACGGATCGGCAAGCACCTGCGCTATGACCCGGCCGACGTTTACGCCTGGGTCGAGGAGCAGAAGGCTGTGGCGTGATGGCTCGTCCTCGGCTGCCGGTGGGTACGGCGGGGCAGGTACGTGTCTACGCGACGTCGAACGGATGGCGTGCCAGATGCCAGGTCCGCGACTACGACGGGCAGGTGCGCGACATCGAGCGTCGGGCGTCAACGAAGGCGAAGGCCAAGGTCCGGCTAGCTGAGGCAGTACGGGATCGCGTGCGGCCGTTCGATGACGCGACCCTGACTGGCGAGTCGAAGATTGGTGAACTTGCCGAACTCTGGTTCGCCGAGGTGCGCGACCTGGACAGGTCTCCCACGACGATGGAGCAGTACCGCTACAGCCTGGACAACCGGATCCTCCCTGCGATGGGTGGCCTCCGGCTCCAGGAGGTCAGCGTGTCGAGGGTCGACCAGACAGTGAAGGTCATCCGCGCGAAGCACGGCGCAGCTACAGCACGGATGGCCAGGTCGATCCTGTCCGGCATGTTCGGACTGGCCGTTAGACACGATGCAATGGTGGCCAACCCAGCCCGCGACATCGCCCGTATCGAGTCCGACGAGAAGGCTGCCCGGTCACTGACCGTTGACGAGGCCCGTGATCTGCGAGCGAAGATCGTGGCTAGTGAGAAGGCTGTCGCCTGGGACCTGCCTGACTTCACCGACATGATGTTGGCCACCGGCTTCCGCATCGGCGAGACGTCCGCGATCACCTGGGATGCCCTCGACTTCGGCGTCGGCACGGTCAGACTGCGCGGCACCGTCATTCGGCTGAAGGGCCAGGGATTGATCCTGAAACTGCGGCCGAAGCGGCGCGGGAGCGAACGGACCCTGGAGCTGCCGTCGTGGGCCGTGGACATGCTGAGGGCACGCCGCGAGCGCCGCGACAGCTGGGTGACCAAGGCCAAGGTCCTCCAGGATGGCGAGATCACGATCCGCGAGGTGGAGCCCGTCTTCACTGCCCCGATGGGTGGTCTGCGGGATCCGTCGAACACCCAGTCAGACCTCCGGGCAGTGTTCGACGCGGCCGGCTACGACTGGGTGAGCTCGCACGTGTTCCGGAAGACTGTCGGCAGTCTCATGGATGCGGCAGGGCTGTCCGCCCGGGCGGCCGCGGACCAGCTCGGCCACAAGCGAGTGTCGATGACTCAGGACCGCTACATGGGTCGTGGTCTAGTCCGAACCGGCGCCAAGGACGTGCTCGAGCGGCTTGTTCAAGACGACCGGCCAAGCTGAATTCTGGGAGTAAAGTGGGAGTGCGATGAAGGGCGCCTACGCTGCACCCGTTCTGACCTGCGGTTTTGAGCCAGCGAGGGGACTTGAACCCCTAACCGCCCGATTACAAGTCGGGTGCGCTACCAGTTGCGCCACGCTGGCCGGGCGCCGCCAAGCCTAGCCGCGCGGGCCACCAGCCCCACCTGCGGCCCGGCCGACGCCGACCCGAGCACGAAGACACACACACCACAGACCTCAGCGAGGCCGCGCGGCCCCGGTCGACCCGCGCACCACCAGCTCGGGCCGGAAGAGGTACTCCGAGTGCGGCGCGCCGTGCCCGTGGATCTCGTCGATCAACGCGCGCACGGCCGCCAGCCCCATCGCGTGGACGGGTTGGCGCACGGTGGTCAGCGGCGGGTCGGTGAACGCGATCAGCGGGGAGTCGTCGAACCCGACCACGGACACGTCCCGGGGCACCTCCAGCCCGCGCTGGCGGACCGCCCGGATCGCGCCGAGCGCCATCAGGTCCGAGCCGCACACGATCCCGGTGACCCCCTCGGCCAGTAGCCGGGTGGCAGCGGCGTGGCCGCCCTCGACGGAGAACAGCGACTGCTCCACCAGCCCGACGACCCCGGACGCCTTCGAAGGAGGAGAACCCACTGACGCGCTGAACGCCGCCAGCTTCCGCTGCACCGGCACATACCGGTCCGGCCCGCACGCGAACCCCATCCGCCGGTGTCCGAGGCTGGCGAGGTGCTGCACGGCGAGTTCGGTCGCCACCGCGTCGTCGGTGGACACGAACGGCGCGTCGACCTGTTCGACGTACCCGTTGACGAACACCACGGGCAGCCCGCGCCCGGTCAGCTTCTGGTAGCGCCCGGGGTCGCTGGACAGGTCGGAGTGCAGGCCGGAGACGAAGATGATCCCGGACACGCCACGGTCGAGGAGCATCTCGACGTACTCGTCCTCGCCGACCCCGCCGGGCGTCTGGGTGCACAGCACCGGGGTGTAGCCGTGGTGGCCGCAGGTCGTCTCGATCACCTGGGCGAACGCCGGAAAGATCGGATTGTCCAGTTCTGGTACGACGAGACCGATCAGACCCGCGCTGCGCTGCCGCAGCCGGGCAGGTCGCTCGTACCCCAGCACGTCCAGCGCGGTGAGCACGGCCCGCGTGGTCTCCGGGCTCACCCCGGGCCGGCCGTTGAGGACTCTCGACACGGTCGCCTCGCTCACCCCCGCCTGGGCAGCAAGGTCGACCAGACGCGCCCGCTTGCCAGGCCCTCCGTGCATGGTCCCTCCGTCTGTCGGTCCGGCGAGGGTCACCCGCCGGCAGGTCTGGCCGGGACGGGGATCTCCCGCCGAGCAGCGAGACGGCGACCCACGCCGTCCGGCCAGCATCAGCATGCACGGATCGGACCGTTCTTGCAGAAAACCCGTGGAAGAAGCCGCAAGTTTTCGACGCGTCGCACTTGTGATCTCACCCAACGTACTGACGATCACACACCGGGAACGGCAGCCAGCGGCCGGTTTCGGGCTGACCGCTCGCCACCTGGTGACATCCAGGTGAGCGCCGTGTCACCATGACCCTGCCCGTGGCGTCGCACAAAAGGCACGCCAGCAACCCTTTGCTCGGATCGTCCGGCACGTTCCTGCCGGTGAAGGGATGGAGCTTCTTCATGGCTACCGTCACGTACGACAGCGCGTCCAGGATCTACCCCGGCTCCGACAAGCCCGCGGTGGACAAGCTCGACCTCGACATCGCCGACGGCGAGTTCATGGTCCTCGTCGGCCCCTCCGGATGCGGGAAGTCCACCTCCCTGCGCATGCTCGCGGGGCTGGAGGAGATCAACGACGGTGCGGTCCGCATCGGCGACCGGGACGTCACCCACCTCCCGCCGAAGGACCGCGACATCGCGATGGTGTTCCAGAACTACGCGCTCTACCCACACATGTCGGTCGCGGAGAACATGGGCTTCGCGCTGAAGATGCAGGGCGTGTCCAAGGAGCAGCGTCTGCAGAAGGTCCGCGAGGCCGCGCAGCTGCTGGGCCTGGAGGAGTTCCTCGACCGCAAGCCGAAGGCGCTGTCCGGTGGTCAGCGTCAGCGCGTCGCGATGGGCCGCGCGATCGTCCGGGAGCCGAAGGTCTTCCTCATGGACGAGCCGCTGTCCAACCTGGACGCCAAGCTGCGTGTGTCGACCCGTACCCAGATCGCGGCGCTGCAGCGCCGCCTCGGCATCACCACGGTCTACGTCACCCACGACCAGACCGAGGCGATGACGATGGGCGACCGGGTGGCGGTCCTCAAGGACGGCCTCCTGCAGCAGAACGACACCCCGCTGAACCTCTACGACAAGCCGAACAACGTCTTCGTGGCGGGCTTCATCGGCTCTCCGGCGATGAACCTGCTCGACGGCAAGGTCACCGAGTCCGGCGTCGACGTCGGCGGCTACGTCATCCCGCTCCTGCCGGCCGTGCGCAGCAAGCTCGGCCAGGACGCCGCGGCGACCGTCGGCATCCGTCCGGAGGCTTTCCGCAT is part of the Actinopolymorpha sp. NPDC004070 genome and encodes:
- a CDS encoding RRQRL motif-containing zinc-binding protein, which gives rise to MTSYNGPRNSGRRRARRRPGARRRRRLDSRFYDPTGASHGGTPTYPWRMAPDGLATRRQLLALELRPGGQPIAAQILWIRRGKPAVAYLYRIEHAKPKRIPSLAQLHAIEKALAARRVCPDCGVDAGYTIPTSLGCCVDCHQAHQAVTGRRAAA
- a CDS encoding helix-turn-helix domain-containing protein; amino-acid sequence: MSHERLWTPSQVSEYLGVPVDTLYRWRYLGTGPKAARIGKHLRYDPADVYAWVEEQKAVA
- a CDS encoding tyrosine-type recombinase/integrase — protein: MRDIERRASTKAKAKVRLAEAVRDRVRPFDDATLTGESKIGELAELWFAEVRDLDRSPTTMEQYRYSLDNRILPAMGGLRLQEVSVSRVDQTVKVIRAKHGAATARMARSILSGMFGLAVRHDAMVANPARDIARIESDEKAARSLTVDEARDLRAKIVASEKAVAWDLPDFTDMMLATGFRIGETSAITWDALDFGVGTVRLRGTVIRLKGQGLILKLRPKRRGSERTLELPSWAVDMLRARRERRDSWVTKAKVLQDGEITIREVEPVFTAPMGGLRDPSNTQSDLRAVFDAAGYDWVSSHVFRKTVGSLMDAAGLSARAAADQLGHKRVSMTQDRYMGRGLVRTGAKDVLERLVQDDRPS
- a CDS encoding replication initiator yields the protein MTDSTTTITPGTTPVPGAVAAAENTTKNPAMPRLADYDQWLAGQAELVDDQDRFARHSAMRRATRDDYGRWLSHIHSAAGCTNPIRLAGKFRTATVNTTTGEVVSDGPERSTADIPDGVIYKACGNRRASVCPSCSEIYRADAYQLVLAGMRGGKGVPETVSGHPAVFATVTAPGFGIVHTTRTNKKGQPAPCRARRTPDICPHGIDMRCMIRHSEGDERLGRPLCPDCYDYDHHAVWNGLVGELWRRTTMKANRELGKWARRHGLTERVVNPHTGKVTSKVPVRISFGKVAEFQRRGLVHFHILARFDGIHPLDPDQVVAPPEWATVFLLKWMLEHAVADTTWRTPPLVVHGRRGRLLVDKPQGWPLAWGEQVDVRPVRLRGEDQLTGERVVDELDNAAEQTDKHGRRRLLSGPAVAGYLAKYATKATEATGHTSRKITDETVDFYANDTHPGRIIEACWRLSQKGRQPADEWRNSWYYTLRRWAHMLGYGGHFFSKSRRYSTTFKRLRQARIDYRRAHHETADHLEENEVLEVIGELVYAGSGWHTTGDAMLANTAAAMARERRQTGRLEIATSG
- a CDS encoding LacI family DNA-binding transcriptional regulator codes for the protein MHGGPGKRARLVDLAAQAGVSEATVSRVLNGRPGVSPETTRAVLTALDVLGYERPARLRQRSAGLIGLVVPELDNPIFPAFAQVIETTCGHHGYTPVLCTQTPGGVGEDEYVEMLLDRGVSGIIFVSGLHSDLSSDPGRYQKLTGRGLPVVFVNGYVEQVDAPFVSTDDAVATELAVQHLASLGHRRMGFACGPDRYVPVQRKLAAFSASVGSPPSKASGVVGLVEQSLFSVEGGHAAATRLLAEGVTGIVCGSDLMALGAIRAVRQRGLEVPRDVSVVGFDDSPLIAFTDPPLTTVRQPVHAMGLAAVRALIDEIHGHGAPHSEYLFRPELVVRGSTGAARPR
- the ugpC gene encoding sn-glycerol-3-phosphate ABC transporter ATP-binding protein UgpC, yielding MATVTYDSASRIYPGSDKPAVDKLDLDIADGEFMVLVGPSGCGKSTSLRMLAGLEEINDGAVRIGDRDVTHLPPKDRDIAMVFQNYALYPHMSVAENMGFALKMQGVSKEQRLQKVREAAQLLGLEEFLDRKPKALSGGQRQRVAMGRAIVREPKVFLMDEPLSNLDAKLRVSTRTQIAALQRRLGITTVYVTHDQTEAMTMGDRVAVLKDGLLQQNDTPLNLYDKPNNVFVAGFIGSPAMNLLDGKVTESGVDVGGYVIPLLPAVRSKLGQDAAATVGIRPEAFRIVSNEENGLPVEVAVVEELGADAYLYGLVGNGDEQKEIIARIDARRPPEKGAKVKLAADTERIHVFSASTGDRLTD